A genomic segment from Phragmites australis chromosome 6, lpPhrAust1.1, whole genome shotgun sequence encodes:
- the LOC133922057 gene encoding uncharacterized protein LOC133922057 → MGEKAEAAAALDGIQYCSEHPYRAGSATAAIAGGGICAFCLQEKLGRLVSSSKSSPFFPLGGHPPPSGSPSSPPSFRRAAEPPPPLHPSGASRKFIPFHRKKTPSSSSSSSSSASAALSAVGGLKRSKSVAPRPEEQFPYSSSSVTAESPRKKSFWSFFYLSSSAYAHQTAASTPYTNGGAATARRKSVSVASAAWAPRGSAAAGAGAQDQQLRAGTASTLGRTLEAIGEPESPSPSQMSSSLGRKVARSRSVGCGSRSFSGDFLERLSNGFGDCTLRRVESHREPKPNKVRSALGHLGGAGADDDDEEDDVYEHQHRIKCAGFFGGLGPASSYWLSAAEGAGGGVASGTRTSGRSHRSWAWALASPMRALRPTTTSTSTKTITVVPPSHVTVHGNGNSSTSALSISSPTAPSSEATAAAAAAAATTN, encoded by the coding sequence ATGGGGGagaaggcggaggcggcggcggcgctagaCGGCATCCAATACTGCAGCGAGCACCCGTACCGGGCCGGCTCAGCCACGGCGGCGATCGCCGGTGGGGGGATATGCGCGTTCTGCCTGCAGGAGAAGCTGGGGAGGCTGGTGTCCTCCTCCAAGTCCAGCCCTTTCTTCCCGCTCGGCGGCCACCCGCCGCCCTCCGGCTCCCCGTCGTCTCCACCGTCCTTCCGCCGCGCGgccgagccaccgccgccgctccacCCCTCCGGCGCCTCGCGAAAGTTCATCCCTTTCCACCGGAAGAAGAcgccctcctcctcgtcgtcctcgtctTCCTCCGCCTCAGCGGCGCTGTCCGCGGTAGGCGGGCTGAAGCGGAGCAAGTCGGTGGCGCCGCGGCCGGAGGAGCAGTTCCCCTACTCGTCGTCGTCGGTGACGGCCGAGAGCCCGCGCAAGAAGAGCTTCTGGTCGTTCTTCTACCTCTCCTCGTCCGCGTACGCGCACCAGACCGCCGCCTCCACGCCGTACACCAACGGGGGCGCCGCCACCGCGAGGAGGAAGTCGGTGTCGGTTGCGTCGGCAGCGTGGGCGCCCAGGGGTAGTGCcgctgccggcgccggcgcgcagGACCAGCAGCTGCGGGCCGGGACGGCGTCGACGCTGGGGCGGACGCTGGAGGCCATCGGCGAGCCGGAGAGCCCGAGCCCGAGCCAGATGTCATCGTCCTTGGGACGGAAGGTGGCGCGGTCGCGCTCCGTCGGGTGCGGCAGCCGCAGCTTCTCCGGGGACTTCCTGGAGCGCCTATCCAACGGCTTCGGCGACTGCACACTCCGGCGCGTCGAGTCCCACCGCGAGCCCAAGCCTAACAAGGTGCGCAGCGCCCTCGgccacctcggcggcgccggcgccgatgacgatgacgaggaggacgaTGTGTACGAGCACCAGCACCGGATCAAGTGCGCGGGGTTCTTTGGCGGCCTGGGCCCCGCGTCGTCCTACTGGCTCTCCGCGGCCGagggcgctggcggcggcgtcGCAAGCGGCACGAGGACTAGCGGTCGCAGCCACCGGAGCTGGGCGTGGGCTTTGGCGAGCCCCATGAGGGCGCTGCGGCCGACGACGACCTCCACCTCCACGAAGACCATCACGGTGGTGCCGCCCAGCCACGTGACCGTCCACGGCAACGGCAACAGCTCGACGTCGGCATTGTCAATATCTTCCCCGACGGCACCATCTTCAGAGGCaacagcagcggcggcggcggcggcggcaacgacGAACTGA